ATTTAACGAATTTGGAAAGTTCTTGAAATTTATCAAGTTAGTACTCTGAAGAGAAACATGCCATAATAACAACAAGAAGAAACTCCTGTCCATATTTTATGCAAAACAGAGAACACGACACATAAGAAATATATGAAACAGAGAGAATACCATGTCACCAGGCAGATTACCGAAGCCAGCCAAACATAGAACTGCAGGCCAGAGAATTAGGGTCACAAAATAAGACTAATGACACCATAGTAATTTCTTccttgaaagaaaagaaaagaaaaacaagatggGGAAAAAGCTAAACAAAATGGAGAAAGCATAGGTAGATATCCCAAAGACGAAAGCAGAAAACATACATTTCCCCTTTGGGTTCCATCGTACAGTGTTGTAGGGACCTTCTCCAAGCTCAAGAAGAGGCTTGCACTTCTTGTCAAACACCGTTGCTCTTGCAGgcataacttttttttttgtcaaggAACAAGAAGTGCGAGGCAAAGAGAAAGCACAGCTAGCAGAAGCAAAGTACAAGAACAAGGACATTTAGATGGCATTTATTATAATTGTTGGAGTACAGCAATATTGAGGTGGAGATTTAAACATCCGAGCTCAAGAGAAGAGTAGATGCCTCTAAAAGTCGTTAATTATTGAATTATCCCAAGGCACAACAAGATGTTCTACCCAACATTAACTTTTCTTTGTACATATTCATTTGCTCTTGGAAAAATGCTGAAGATCTTCACGAACCCATAATTGGATTTAAAAAGAGTTATGCATAGATTTATAGTGTCGAAGGAACCATCAAGCAGAGTACACATCCAGTACATTCATGTTATGTATATAACAGAATATGAAAACATCCAACGATTTCATTAATCTAGCATTTGGTTGGATTAGTTTGTCACATTATATTTAGCCATTCCACTTAAAATACAATGTAAAGCACGTCTAGCCGTAGTATGCAGGGAGCTACTGTTGAGGAAGTCTAGCCATAGTGTGCCGGGAGCTATTGGCAAATGATCTCCTAGTATGTAATGTATACCATCATCATGAGACTATATGCTTATCCTCTTTATTAATACAGATTGTTAAATTTGAATGTGCAATCTAATTGTGAAAGATAAGATAAACCTTCCGCAATATGGTACAATAATAAGGATACACCCATATACTACTGCAAACTCCGAACCACTCGGTGACCACTGCACATCATGAACGGGTCCTTCTTTACCTGCCAAGGTCCTTAACAATCAGTTCTTTCTCTCTGGAAACTTCAATGTCAATAATAGCAGGCTAGGCTGTTAGAACCTACTGCAACTAatatttgaagaaaaagaatttaGTGCTTACGAAGTGGTACAAGTCCTTCATGAACCCCATCAGTTGTCAAGTAGTTTAACTTTGTTTCACCATAATAACTCTGGTTGGTTTTATCTACATCTGCTTGCACAACAATTAGAAGCCCAGTAGAACCATTGTTCCAGTTTAGTTGAACCGTTGAACAACGGAAAAAACTTCGTCGAGCAATCGGTTGAGTTTGTGAGTCTCCACAAGCAAAGATTTGGATACTGGCAGGAACCCCCTGcataaatacaaaacaacaaaCCACTTAAATGGTGGAGTTTATGAATCTTGATGAGCAAACCTCGTCTAACAGACCAACCTTGGACTCGGGAACAAAGGCTGCAATGTGGGTTCCAGGTGTCCTTGAGAGTTCAATTGCAACGACTCCTGGAACTCTTAGCCGATGAATAACTCCCTTAGAGAAATCTTTAGTATCAAAAAACTGTATCTCATTAGTAGCCATCCGACAGGCAACAGTTTCATCAGAGCTGAATCGAATTGCAGGCCTGGAGGATAAAGTGTGTCTAAAGTTtatcaaaatcttcaaaaaCAAAAAGGTTCAATGACCCACCAAGGAATCTAAACGTTATATAAAACCAATTTCTCTAGTACACAATAAGCTACAAACGAAAAAGACCAAGCCTATAAATCGTCATAAATACAAGACACCGCTCACCATGACACTTTGGTCATATTCTTCTGAAATTGAGAGTACACAAGATCACCAGTGTCAACCTTCCAGAGAACAACATTCTTTTCTTGAGGAGTTGAAGATTTCTGAAATGTCTGGAGATAAGTCCCACAAGGTGACAAAGCAGCCGCAAGCAAATTGGGTACTTCAAAAGACTTGATCTCTCCAAAACCACGGCATTCATAAATGCTCAA
This region of Cucumis melo cultivar AY chromosome 7, USDA_Cmelo_AY_1.0, whole genome shotgun sequence genomic DNA includes:
- the LOC103494586 gene encoding uncharacterized protein LOC103494586 isoform X2, whose translation is MATSQHPPPLEILVRGSDGFSIWNGPPFVDNQPTTKKLDKVACTSTKFSEDGSKLLVTKPETLSIYECRGFGEIKSFEVPNLLAAALSPCGTYLQTFQKSSTPQEKNVVLWKVDTGDLVYSQFQKNMTKVSWPAIRFSSDETVACRMATNEIQFFDTKDFSKGVIHRLRVPGVVAIELSRTPGTHIAAFVPESKGVPASIQIFACGDSQTQPIARRSFFRCSTVQLNWNNGSTGLLIVVQADVDKTNQSYYGETKLNYLTTDGVHEGLVPLRKEGPVHDVQWSPSGSEFAVVYGFMPARATVFDKKCKPLLELGEGPYNTVRWNPKGKFLCLAGFGNLPGDMAFWDYKEKKQLGRTKSECSVTSEWSPDGQYFMTATTAPRLQVDNGIKIFHYNGALYFKKMFDKLFQADWKPESSDKFGEIDLLVKSVESLNVDQKKTQGQGSKVSQTSQKTAPSNPPVQKPAAYRPPHAKNAAAIQAELLGEGPKETLSKNAMRNKKKREKQKEKKAGEAASSANDV
- the LOC103494586 gene encoding uncharacterized protein LOC103494586 isoform X1, with amino-acid sequence MATSQHPPPLEILVRGSDGFSIWNGPPFVDNQPTTKKLDKVACTSTKFSEDGSKLLVTKPETLSIYECRGFGEIKSFEVPNLLAAALSPCGTYLQTFQKSSTPQEKNVVLWKVDTGDLVYSQFQKNMTKVSWPAIRFSSDETVACRMATNEIQFFDTKDFSKGVIHRLRVPGVVAIELSRTPGTHIAAFVPESKGVPASIQIFACGDSQTQPIARRSFFRCSTVQLNWNNGSTGLLIVVQADVDKTNQSYYGETKLNYLTTDGVHEGLVPLRKEGPVHDVQWSPSGSEFAVVYGCILIIVPYCGSCAFSLPRTSCSLTKKKVMPARATVFDKKCKPLLELGEGPYNTVRWNPKGKFLCLAGFGNLPGDMAFWDYKEKKQLGRTKSECSVTSEWSPDGQYFMTATTAPRLQVDNGIKIFHYNGALYFKKMFDKLFQADWKPESSDKFGEIDLLVKSVESLNVDQKKTQGQGSKVSQTSQKTAPSNPPVQKPAAYRPPHAKNAAAIQAELLGEGPKETLSKNAMRNKKKREKQKEKKAGEAASSANDV